The genomic segment GTCGCGGGCGATCACCAGTCGGGTGGCCTGGGCGATCCGGCCGGCGTCATCCGGTGTGGCGGCTAGCACGCGCCCGGCCAGCGCCCGCGCCGCCTCGACGTAGGTCGTATCGTTCAGCGTGGCGAGTGCCTGGAGCGGCGTATTGGTGCGGACCTGCTTGACCGTACACGTCTGCCGCGTGGCCGTGTCGAAAAACTCGGTCGGGGCGATGATTCGCCGCCAGAACGTGTATAGGCTCCGGCGGTAGAGGGCGTCGCCGTGGTCCTGGGTGTACCGCTTTTGGCCGAACGTCGCTTCCTCCCACACGCCCGACGGCTGATACCCGTTCACGCCCACGCCGCCCATCGTACCGACGAGTAGCCCGCTCGCCGCCAGCGCCTGATCGCGGATCATCCACGACGGCATCCGCGATCGCGGCCCGCGGGCGAGCAGCCGGTTCAGCGGGTCGCGCTCGGCCAGCACGGGCGTCACCTTCGACGACTGGCGGTACGCGGAACTCGTCACGATTAATCGGAGGAGGTGCTTGACCGACCACGCCGCGGGCGCGGGGCCGGTCGCGGCCGTCGGGTTCACGAACTCGGTCGCCAGCCAGTCGAGCAATTCCTGGTTCACCGGCCGCTCGCCCTGGACGCCGAAGTCCTCGACCGTCTTCACCAAACCAGTCCCGAACACCTGCTGCCAGTACCGGTTCACCGTCACCCGCGCAGTGAGCGGGTTGTCGGGCGAGACGAGCCACCTGGCCAAGGCGAGGCGGTTCCGCGGCACACCGGCGGGGAGACCGCCGAGGACCGCCGGGACCACGGCCGAAACCTTGTCGGCCGGCTTATTGTACAAGCCCTTGGTGAGCAGGAATGTGTCCCGCGGGGTCGATTGGTCTTCCATCACCATGACCCGCGGAACCTTGCGGTTCAAGTCATCGCGGGTGCCGACGTACCGCGACAGATCGGCGAGCAATTCGCCGTACGTTTGCTCGCGTGGAGCGAACTGTTTTTCAAGCTTCCCGAGTTGGTCGCGGGACCGGTCAGTCGGCCGGCGGGCCAGAGCATCTTTGATTTCTTTGGGCACATCCTTCACTTTGACCGCGTCCGAAGCCGGCTTGCCCTTCTCGCGGGAGAACAGGATCGCTTCCAGGGCGTCGAGCTTTCCGGACGTCGCGGCGATTTTCTCGCCGACGTCTTTTAGTTTCGCGTCGTCCTCCGGTGTGCGAAGTTCGACGACAGGCGCGGTCTGTGGGTTGCCGCCGCCGCCGTTGACCGCCGTCTGGTTGAAGAATGCGAACAGCCCGTAATACTCTTTTTGGGCTAGCGGGTCGAACTTGTGGTCATGGCACCGGCAGCAGTTGAAGGTGAGCCCCAGCCAGACGGTGCCGGTGGTCTCGGCCATGTCCATCACGTAGTCGATCCGGTTCTCTTCCGCGATGCGGCCGCCTTCGCCGTTGATCATGTGGTTGCGAAGAAAGCCGGTCGCGAGTTTCTGCTCGGTGGTGGCGTTCGGGAGTTGGTCGCCCGCGAGCTGCCAGACGGTGAACTGGTCGAACGGCATGTCCGCGTTCAGCGCCCTGACTACCCAGTCCCGCCACGGCCACATCGTCCGCTCGCCATCGCCCTGGTAACCGTTGCTGTCCGCGTACCGGGCGGCGTCCAACCACTCCCACGCCATGCGCTCGCCGTACCGCGGCGAAGCGAGCAGGCGGTCGACGACCTTCTCGTAAGCGTCGGGCGACTGGTCCGCGAGAAAGTCCGCGACTTCTTTCGGCGTCGGCGGCAGGCCGGTCAGTTCGAGCGTGACGCGGCGGATGAGGGTTTGCTTTGCCGCTTCAGTGTTCGGCGCGAGTCCTTCGCGGTCGAGTTTCGCGAGAACGAAGGCATCGATCGGGTTGCGGACGACAAACTTCGGGTTCGCGACCGACGGCACAGCCGGTCGTTCCACCTTCTCGAACGCCCAGTGTTTGCCCCAATCGGCACCTTGATCGACCCAGGTCTTGAGGGTGTCGATTTGCTTCGCGGTGAGCGTTTTCTTGGACCTGGGCGGCGGCATGACTTCATCCGCGTCGCCCGTGACGAGCCGGCGGATCAGTTCGCTCTCCCGGCTCTTCCCGGGAACGATGACCGGGTCTTTTTTGCGCAGTGCGGCGTCCTTGGTGTCGAGCCGCAGGTCGGCTTTCCGCGCCTTGGCGTCCGGCCCGTGACACTGGAAGCAAGCGTCCGAGAGGATCGGCAGCACGTCTCGGGCGAAGGAGACTTTCGGGTCCGCTGCCCGCGCCGGGGCGAGCGCGAGGGCGAGGGCGAGGAGCGCGAGCGAGAGAATGTGGCGCATGGTGAATAGGGCAAGGAGCGAGGGCGGGTCTGTGTACCGCAGTGGATTCCGGTCGTAGACGCCATGATTCTCAAGGCTGCTTCTTTTGACGATTCCGACGTGGCGCGGGCTTTTCCAGCAATTCCTCCCAGCTGCTCACGACAGCAATTCGGGTACACAATTCTTCGAGTTTGGACAACTCGTGGATTTGGTCAATGGCCTGCTCGGTCCGCGCGCCCAGCTCGCCGAGTTTGCTTTCTCCGAAGATACGTAGTAGCTTGCGAGCCTCGATTGCTGCTCCCTTTTCCATCCCCTCTTCCATCCCCTCTTCCCTCCCTTCTTCCCTCCCTTCTTCCCTCCCCTTCCTTAATCCCTCTTCCCTTCCCTCTTTCAGAATGACTTGGTAGGTCGCGGATTCGCGCATGGAAACAACTCCTCGGAACAGTTTCGCGGCCATTGCGGGCGAGTACCGAAGGCCGGCCAAAATGTAGGCTGATGCCCAAATTACCGGCGCTTCATCGCGAGCCCCAGGGGCGCTCAGCAAGTCCGCCATCCTCTCTATTATGCCCGGGAGTTCCGGCTCTGTCACTGCGCTGATGGGCGCCAAGGGCAGTAAAGCGAGACCACCCGAGAGGCGCGCGTTCGGCGTCAGCAGCCACACCCGAATCACGTCGTACCCGAACTCCAGGTAACGCTTTTTCCGGGAGAACTGGCGGACATAGGTGCCCGTGAGCTGCGGGGAATCGGATTCGGGTCGGAGCAACACGACAACACTCTGAACGAGCAACTTGTGGCGGAGGTCCAGGAGCGCGTTGCGGGCGTGGATTTTGGCCGGGAGCATGGCCGCGTCGTGGCCGGCGACGAATTCCAGGTGTAGCAGGTAGGGCGGGTCGGCGCGGACCCGAAGAACCTTGTCGGCGGCCCCCGAAACGGTGGCGATATCGGAATCGATGATCTCGGTGGGCCCGGGGTTCCCGAAGAAGGCAGGCCAGGACTCGGGAGCCGTTTCGGCCAGAGCCTTGAGGGTCGGGTCGTAAGGCTTGCTCGTCACGGTCGCCTCCCCCGGCCGGTGGTGCGTGATCGCGATGTCCTATTTTGGTTCCCGCCGCTCCGGCAGTTGCACGGCCATCGCCAGGGCGACTCCGGCGAGTAGCACGGTCACGCAACTCAGTCCCAGACTGAGCAGGTGCCAGGCGGCGAAAGCTTCTTTCGCCGCCGCGGCCGTGGCGGCGTCGGGGTGGAACCGTTCGAGCCGCAACTGGCTGACGTAATTCGAGAGCGGCCACCCGACGGCTACGCACGCCGTGGCCAGCGCCAGAACGGCTACTCGCAACTTGTGTATGCGGCGGCCCCCGTCCGCGGCGCACCACCCGAAAGCGGTCACCAGGGCCATCCCGGCACACACCGATTGCATCAAAAAGTATTTCGGGAAAACCGGCCCGACCGCCGCGCCCGCCAAGGCCGACGCGAGCGCTTTCTTTTCCTCTTCGCTGGCGGTGACCGGGGCGATCGATTGGTACGCGGTCCGGTCGGACGGGCCGTCGGCTGCGACCGTTCGGAAGGACTCGAAAATGGCCGGGGCGGCCACGAAGTTGAAGAACCCCGCGCCCCCGAACCACATCCCGAGAGCCAGGATGTGTATCCCCTTCGCCAGCTTGTCCCGCATCGGCCCGTCCCCGATCTGGTTTTCCGTGCCGGCCAACAGCCGGCGAATGTTCGCCCTGTGTTTAACGACAACGACCGCCACCCCGACGATCAAAAACGCCGTAATTGTCAATTGCCCGCGGCCGAATGGGTCCGGAGACGCGGCCAGCCACACGATGACCAGAGCGGCCGCGGCACAGAGTGAGGCGAGCGACACGTAGCGGGTGGCGAGGGCGACCGTGGCCCACGCGGCGACGGCCGCAGCGGCTGGTATGGGGACCAGCACGCAAACGGCCCCGGCTCCCGTGGCCACGCCCTTCCCCCCCCGGAAACCGAGGAAGACGGGGAACAGGTGCCCGAGAAATGCCAAGGCCGCCGCGCCGACGCGGAGGAAGGCCGCCGCGCCGGCGTCGGTCGCGGCGTCCGGGTCGATGGCTCGGGCTAACGGAACGACGGCCGCGACCGGCCCCGCCCCTTTCAAAAAATCGAGTGCGAACACGAGGACGCCGTACTTGCGCCCGAGCGTGCGGGCGACGTTGGTCGCCCCGATGTTCCCGCTGCCCGCTTTAAATAAATCGACGCCCCGCGCCCGGGCCACGAGGTAGCCGAACGGCACCGCGCCGACCAGATAGGCTCCGACGCAAAGAAGTGTGTCGAGAACGGCAGGCGGCATGGTCGGCTCGGGGTGCCCGGCGGGAAACGGCGGCAGGTCGTCCGGGTAAGATATGAGTACCCGGACGAACTGCCTCAACGCGGGCGGAGCCGATTCAAGAATTACGAGCGGTCGTCGGCGGACGGCAAACGGTCCCGGGGGGCGTCGAGAACCTCACGAACTTTCTGGGCCAGCGTGACGATGTTGAACGGTTTCCGGATGAAGTCGACGCGGCGGGATTCGATGTCGTGGCGGACGAGTCCGTCATTCGTGTACCCGGACATGAACAACACCCGGACCCCCGCGTTCGCCCCCTCCAACTGTTTGGCCAGCTCCCGCCCGCCGACGCGGGGCATGACCACATCCGTGAGGACGAGGTCGACCCGCTGCCCGATCCGGCCGTACGTCTCGATCGCTTGCTGCCCGTCGGCCGCGACCAGGACCGTGTACCCGAGCCGTTCGAGGAAGCGCTGGGCGAGCCGGCGCAGCCCGTCTTCGTCTTCGACGACGAGGATGGTTTCCGTCCCGCGCGGTGTGGCGCGGGTGTCGCCCGCCGGACTCTCGCGGGGCGGACTGTGGGAGACCGCCGGGAGGTAGACGCGGACCATCGTCCCGGCCCCGAACCGGCTCTCGACGTCGATGTGGCCCCCGTGCCCACGAACGATCCCGTAGGCCGTCGCCAGCCCCAGGCCGGACCCGTGGCCGTCCGGCTTGGTCGTGAAAAACGGCTCGAACAGGTGGGCTACCACGTCGTCGGTCATCCCGCACCCGGCGTCGGACACGGTCAGCCGGACGTACGAGCCGGGCCGCAAGTTGGGCGGGCGGCGCGTACCGTCGTTCGCGTCGAACACTTCCCGGGCCGTTTCGATGCGCAACCGCCCGCCGGTCGGCATCGCGTCCCGGGCGTTCACGGCCAGGTTGAGGATCACCTGCCCCAACTGGCCCGGGTCGGCCTTCACCCACATCGGGTCGCGGGTCAGGTCGGCGACCAGGTCGACGTCCTCGCCGATCGTCCGCCGGAGCATCTTCTCCATGTCGTTGACGAGGACGTTGACGTCGAGCAGTTTTTGCTGGAGGAACTGTTTCCGGCTGAACGCGAGCAGTTGCCCGGTAAGCGCGGCGGCCCGCTCGCCGGCCGTCCCGATCTCCTCGACCAGGACCCGGCACGGGGAGTCGTCCGGGAGTGTACTCAGCGCCAGATCGCAGTTCCCGTTGATGACAGTCAACAAGTTGTTGAAGTCGTGCGCGACCCCGCCCGCCAGGCGCCCGATCGCTTCCATCTTTTGGGACTGCCGCAGCTGCTCTTCGAGCCGCTTCTGCTCGGTCACGTCGAAGTACGTACCGACGACCCCGACCACCATTCCGCTCGTGTCGCGGAGGGGCACCTTGCTGGTTATCAGGTTCGCTTTCTGCCCGCCCGCCCGCGTCTGCGTCTCCTCGATATTTAGCAACGGGACGCCGGTTTCCATGACCTTGCGGTCGCACGCCTGGTAGAAAGCGGCCTCTTCCGCCTCGACCGGCAGGTCGTGGTCCGTTCGCCCGACCAACTGGGCTGTGGTCGGCAGGCCGTGGTCGCGGGCGACCCGGTCGTTCCCCCCGAGGAAAACCGAGTTGCGGTCCTTCCAGAAGACGCCGCAGGGGATGTGGGCGATGACGCTTTGAAGGAGTTCCTCGCGGTCCCGGATGCGGGCCTCGTCCCGCCGCCGCTCGACGGCGACAGCCACCAGATCGGTCGCCACCTCGATCAGGCGGAGTTCGTGCGGCGACGGGGACCGGGGCACGCGGTAATACATGCCGAACGTCGCGAGAACCCGCTTGTCCCGCCCGAAGACCGGGGTCGACCAGCACGACCGTAAGCCGTGGCCGAGCGCGAGATCCCGGTAGTCGGCCCAGAGCGGGTCGGTGGCGATGTCGGTCACGATGACCTGCCGCTGCCGCCAGGCGGCCGTCCCGCAGGAGCCGACGTTGGGGCCGATTTCCACCCCGTTGATGGCCCGATGGTACTCGGCCGGTAGACTCGGGCCGGTCGCCTGGCACAGCGTTTTGCCGTCCTCGCTCAATAACAGCACGGAACACAACATGCCTTCGGCCTGCCCCTCCAGGGCGACTGTCAAAACTGTCAATATTTGGACAAGCGGTGTCGACGTGGCGACAGATTCGAGGACGCTCTTTTGAATAGCCAGGAGGTTTTCGGACCGCTTATAGTCTTCGACGTCGGTGGCGGTAATGAACCATTTGTGCGGTTGTCCGTCCGGCCGCCGCTGCCGTAGACCGCGGAGTTTATGCCAACGGTACTCGCCATCGGCCCGCCGGACCCGGGCTTCAAACTCGAACGGGTGGCCCGTCTCGATCGCCTCTTCCCAAACGGCCCGGGCGGTCGGCAAGTCTCGCGCGAAGACGACCGACTGCCATCCCGTCCCGTGCGGCGGTGGCGCCCCGATTCCGAGTCCGGTGTACTCCGCGGTCGCCCGGTTGAAATAATCGTCCACTCCCCCCGGGCCGGTCACCCAGATCGGCTGCGGGACGGCGTCAACCGCAAGCCGGAAGTAGTCGTCGTGACTGCTGCCGGTCGGATAGGGAATGGTACGAAGCATGGCGGTTCCTTGGATTGCTTCCCGCGTGCCGTGTGGGGGAGAGTCACCGGCATCCGAGAGCGGCCACCTTCAAACGCACGATCGCAAAAAACCCTTCGCACGACTTCAAATAGAAGACACGCATCCGTTGAGCTAACCCGCGTGTGGGGCGACCACACACCGCGCCGCGGACAATGTCCGAAGTGGATGAATACGCCCGCCCGACAGTACTAAGTTGCTACAGCCCGGTTCGTTCGACAAAACTGACTCGCACAAAACTATCCGACGCGCGGGACTTCCCGCACGCGCTTACGAAATTTGAGGAAGATAACCGTACTGACTAACTGATTATCAGTGACCCACCGCTCGACTTTGCCGAGCAATAGACACGGTGCGGCTAGGAAATAACTCCCCATCCCTAAATCACGGGCGATTTGATCGGCAGGAATTATCTTTTGGGCCGTTGCCGGGCGTGCAGAAGGCACCGTATTATCTAATACAGAACTTTTTGAGATGAATCACGTCAATTCCGAGAAAAACTTCGGGCGGGTGGGCTGGAAATAACGTCGGGCTCATAGGATCTTACTTATCCTCATTTTTTGGCGTGTATAAAGCAATCTTACCTACTGCTTAATCTCAATATTCTTCTGCTCACTCAGGCGGCTCGTTTCGCCGCGCGGATTTCGCCGAACACGTCCAGCAGTGCCCGATAGTGCTGCTCGAATGTCCAGTGGTTGGCCGCGTAGCGAGCGGCTTGCGATGCCGACCGCCGATAGCCAGGATCGAGTACCTGATCGATCACGGCGGCGAAAGCCTGCGCGTCGTGCGGGTCGTCGATCACAAAACCCGTGGCCGGAACGGTCAGTAACTCGCTGGCCCCGTTGTACCGCGTCGTGATCACTGGCAATCCGCATGCCAAAGCTTCCAGGGCGACGAGCGAACACGGGTCGTAGAACGTCGGGTGGACCAGGAAGTCGGCGGCGAAGTACGCGTCCTTCGGGTCCGAGCGGAAGCCGAGGAACAGAAGGCGGTCGCCGACTCCGAGGCGGCGCGCGAGCCGTTCGTATTTGGCGAACTTCGGGTGCCCGACCACGGCGATCCGGAAGCGCCGATTGCGGGGAACGGCGGCGACCGCACGGATGAGCGGGGCGAGCCCCTTGAGCCGGTAGTTCATCGCCACGAACAGGCCGACCGGTTCGTCCGGCGACACCCCCCACGTATCCCGTTCGGCCTGCCGGCGTTTCGGCCGGTCCTCGGCCACGAACCGGAGCGGGTCGATCGCGCTGTGTACGACGCGGAGGGTGTCGGGCGCGACCCCATAGAACTGCTCGAAGTGCCCGCGAACCATCCGGCTGTTCACCACAATCAGGGGCTTTTTCGGCCCGAGGTACTGCTTGCGTTCCAGCTCGGCGAACGACCACGCCGCCGGGTCGAAGAGCTTTCCGGCCGCGGCCACGATCCTGGCGATGCGGGAATCGAATTTTAAGAGGTTGTGATGTCGGCTCGCGGCGTGTAACCCGCCCTGCGGGTAGAGTACGTCCTGCCCCCACGTCTTGTCGAACCCGACCGAGACGTCGTGCCGGGCGTGGGTCAGAGCCTCCGCGCACGCCGCCGCGAACAGCCACGGCCGCCGGAACCGTGGTCCTTTTGGTACGTCCAGGCGGTGGTAGTGGGTGGCGGCGGGCAGCGCCGCCGCGTCCCACCGGCAGGCGTACAGGTGGACGGCGTGGCCGTCGCGGGCGAGCCGCCGGGCGAGGTCGCCGATGTACGTCTCCGCGCCCCCGCGGGACGGCAGAACGGACTCGTAGCAGAGGGCAATATCCATTTCCGTCACCCCGCGATCCTCGCCCGGACCTTGGCGTTGTGCTGCTCGTACCGGCGCGCCCGCCTCCGGGCCACCCGCGCCACCCACTCAGGGGGCGGGGACGACCCGGACCAGTCGCCACCGCGGTAGAGCGCCCAAAACCGCCGCCGGTCGTCATCCGTGACGCCCGGCACGTCGAACGTCGAATACAGCAGCTGTCCGAGATCCTTCGCCTGCCACCACCACGCCCAGATTTTACGGTGTGCCAGGCGGTGGAAGTCGATCACCACGACCCGCCCGGCCCACTCGGTCGGGGACCGACCGATGTCGGCGTCCGCGACGTAAAAGTGGCACAGGTAAAGATCCTGGTGGAAGGCACCGCGGCGGTGGAATTCGCGGGACAACCGTGCGAGTTCGGCGAGCAGCCCGCGCTTCCACGTCACGAACGCCTCCGCCGGCATCCGATCCCGGGCGCGGGGGATGGCCTCGTGCAGCGGGAGCATGTCCGTGAGTTCCTCGGTCGCGAGGAAGCTCTGTAGCCGCCCCCACGGCCCGCGCAACTCGCCGACCGCCGCGGTCCGCGGGACGGGAATCCCGTTCGCCTGAGCCCAGGCCAGGTTCCGCCACTCTTCCAAACCCGGCGACCACGGCTGGGATGGGAACAGGGCCGCCAACAGTCCTAAGCGGCGTGGGAGGACGTAGTGGCGCTTCAAATAGACCACGAGCGTTCGTCCGCCCCGCGTCAGCGTCCACCGGCCGATCGATCTCCCCTGCTTGGCGTGGGCCCGGTCGGTGACCTCTTCCGACATGATTCGGGCCACCCACCCGGCCCCGGCCAGCGCGTCCCAGTCCGGGTCACTGTGGACGACCGACCGGCCGCGGGCCAGCCGACGCCAGGGCGTCGCGAAGTCGGGGGAGACCGTGCCGGCGATCGGAGTCGTGGGTGTCATGCTGGGTTCGATTTTACACAATCCCCCGCAGCAAGGCTTTACGACCGCGCCGGTCAGACCACTGGTCGCCCAGATACCCGCGGACGACCTGCCCCCGTTCGGCCCGAGACAGCGATCCGAGTTCGCCAGTACACAGCCAACGCACGTCGGCCCGCCGGGCAACCGCGGCGACTCGTTTCGCGAGTCGGACCGCGAGTGGGGAAGCGACGACGAGGGACGGTTCCGGCCCCACACGGGCCGCGAACACCGGCCCGCCATTTTTCATCGGCCGAACACCGGCGTCGTGGAGAGCCCGAAGAATCGAGCCGCACCGGCGCAGCAAGTTGCGCCGCTCCGCTGGGTCGTCGGCCCGTTGCCTGGCGAGAGTAGCGACGGGGACCGTTTCGGGTGCCGGGTCGTACAGCACGAACGATTCGGCCCGCGTCGCGGACGTCAACCGCTGGCCGAACGCGAGTAACTTGGGGGCCGGAATTCCGTAGCGGTCCAGGTGGAACAGAATGCGCGCGGCCGTCGCCCCCGGCGACCGCCACGGGCGCTCCCGCACCGCGGCGACAGCCCGAGCAACTGGTTCAACCGAATCAAACCGTGCCAGCATTCCCCGCCGGCCGCCGGGGAACGTGACCCATTCCTGCGGGACTGCTTCAGGAGCCGTTTCGGACGGATAGAACGGCGCACACACGGCCGGCGTCGGCCATACGTCGGCGAGATCGGGCACCACGCAGACGGCTTCGCCCGCCAGCCAAACCAGGCGGCCCGGGTTGCGTCCGGTCGTGCCGGTCCGTTGATCGCGGACTGATGAGCGGGCTCGAAGGTATTTGGCGCGTGCCAGAATCGCGCGGACGAACAACCCGAAACGGGGGGCGTCGGCGGTCGTGCCTCGCATGACTCGCCGGTACGCCCAGACGAATCGGAGGCGTTCGCGTGGGTCGGCCAGGGCGTCGGGCAGGGTCGCATGGAGGAGCGCGAGTTGCCGCACCCGGTCGGCGTCCGTGATCGCCCCCGGAACCCCGGCAGACTGCCAGTCGACGAGCGTGACGGCGAGCGATTTCCAATTTACGAACACGTGCTTGGCCGCGAGTTCGGGCGTCCCGAACCCGCAAGCGTGTAATTCGGCGATCGTCCGCCCGGCCCGGGTCGCGAGGTCGCGCCGGTCGTCCGCCGACAGGGTGCTTTCACCCAGAACCGTGCGCAGTTCCGCCCCGGGTAGCTCGTCCACGATGAGAAAGCCGCGCCCCGCTCCGTCTTCTCCGTAGGCCAGCCATTGCGGACCGAGGTGACCAGCTTCTTCCAGTCGCCGCAAGGTCATGGCCTCGCGTTCGGACCGGGCCACCGGTCCGAACCCCGCGAACCGATTCTTTACCCGGGTTCGCAAGCCGATGACGTGTTCGCGCTTGACGTACACGACCCGGCGGGCGTCACCCGAACGCAGTTCGACCCGCGCGACGTGCCGGTCCGGGTGGCCGCAAACGACCTCGCCGCGGAGGGCAAGGGCGGCGGCCGGCGAGCTCACGCCGACCCGGCGCAAGAACCGCTCGTACCGGGGGTGAAAGGTGATGAAGCCCCCGTCGGAAGCGGGAAGTGGTTCTTCCCGCTGTCCTCCAACGAGGTGAGACGAGGTTAGTCCCGCGACCAACTTCTCTTCACGTTTCCCTTCCTCGGTCGCCGGTGGCGGCGCGTCATGCGCCGGTGCGGGGTCGAGCAGGCGGAACAGGCTAACCGGCATGGCGGCGCTCCTGGTGAGATTCATCCTTGAACGTCTGGAGCAATCGCTCGGCCGCCGAGAAGACCTCGACCGCCGAGAGTTCGGTCATGCAGCGGTGGTGCCCGAGCGGGCAGACGCGCTGTTGGCACGGGCCGCACGGCACCGGCTTCTGCAGGTGGACAGCCTTCGCGAAATGCGTTTCGGTCCACGCAATGTGCGTCGGACCGAACAGACTGACCACCGGCACGTCGAACGCGCCCGCGAAGTGCCGCGGGCCGCTGTCGGTGGTCACCAACAGGGACAACCGCCGCACGACCGCTTTTGTCAGCCCGAGCGAAAGCGGCACATCGGCAAGCGCGACCACGCCGGGGCGGCCGGCGGTCGCCGCGATCTCGCGGGCGATCTCGCGCTCGGTCGGCCCGCACAGGACGACGACTCCCGCGCCGCGCCGGTCGACCAGTGCCCGCGCGAGATCCGCGAAAGCCGCCGTCGGCCAGTGCTTGGCCGCCCCGAACGCCCCGCCGGGATTCAGCCCGACGACCTCACGGTAACGGGGCAGACCGAACCGCGCCCAAACGCCGTCGGCGGCGAGTTCGTCCGCCGGGGTCGTGAACAGCTCCATCCGGTATCCCGGGTCGGGCACGCCCAGCTGTTCGACGAGTCGATTGTAATCGTCGATCACCGGTGTCGGCTTGGGTCGCCCGAGTCGATCGCGAGCAGGATATAGCCGGCGACTCAGCAGGGTGTCGCGGAAGTAGCGGGCGAAGCCGACGACCGTGTCGCACCCGCCGACGCGGGCGAGCAGCGCGGCGCGGAATGAGTTCGGGAACAAAACGGCGGCGTCTGCACCCGCATCGCGGAGGCGACCGGCCACGGCAGCGAATCGCTGTGCGGGCGGTCCCTTCTTCTCAAAAAGAATCGTCTCGTCGAACCAGGGCGCGCCGGCCAGCGTGTCCGCCACGTAGGGCTTGCACACCGCGAGCAGGCGGGCGTCCCGGAAGTGCGCGCGGACCGCCCGGATGGCGGGCGTGGCCATCACCACATCACCAATCCAGTTCGGCAGAAACAGCGCGATCGACCGCATTCAGTCACTTCCCTCTTCCCGCTCGGAACGGTCTTCCTCATTCTCTCCGCGCGGCAGTTTCGCCACGACCTCGCGTAGCCGCCCGCGGAACGCCTCTTCGCCGTCCAGAAAACGCATCCCCACCCGCACCGCACGGACCACGTGCCCGCCAAGTTCGGAGACGCGGAGTTTTACGAAGTCCTTCTGCGTCGTGGCGATCGTCGCGTCGGGCGGCAGGCGCCCGGCCCACGCGCGAAGGTCTTCCACGTCCTCGCGAGTGTACGCATGGTGGTCCGGAAACGTGCGGAACGCGGCCACGCTCGCGCCGAGGTCGGTGAGCGTCCGATGGAACGCCTCCGGGTTGCCAATGCCGCAGAATGCGCCGACCGCTTTCCCCCGCAGGCTTTCGACCGGTTCCACAACGCCGTCCGCGCCGACCAGTTCCACCGGGGCGTGGACGGCGGTCGCGACCGGCGTGTCCGGGAATCGGCGGCCCAGCCAGTCACGTTGCCGCGCGACCGAATCGGCCCCCGCCTGGTCCGCGCGGGTGAGCACGATTACCCCA from the Fimbriiglobus ruber genome contains:
- the plsY gene encoding glycerol-3-phosphate 1-O-acyltransferase PlsY; translated protein: MPPAVLDTLLCVGAYLVGAVPFGYLVARARGVDLFKAGSGNIGATNVARTLGRKYGVLVFALDFLKGAGPVAAVVPLARAIDPDAATDAGAAAFLRVGAAALAFLGHLFPVFLGFRGGKGVATGAGAVCVLVPIPAAAAVAAWATVALATRYVSLASLCAAAALVIVWLAASPDPFGRGQLTITAFLIVGVAVVVVKHRANIRRLLAGTENQIGDGPMRDKLAKGIHILALGMWFGGAGFFNFVAAPAIFESFRTVAADGPSDRTAYQSIAPVTASEEEKKALASALAGAAVGPVFPKYFLMQSVCAGMALVTAFGWCAADGGRRIHKLRVAVLALATACVAVGWPLSNYVSQLRLERFHPDAATAAAAKEAFAAWHLLSLGLSCVTVLLAGVALAMAVQLPERREPK
- a CDS encoding Yae1 family protein, giving the protein MTSKPYDPTLKALAETAPESWPAFFGNPGPTEIIDSDIATVSGAADKVLRVRADPPYLLHLEFVAGHDAAMLPAKIHARNALLDLRHKLLVQSVVVLLRPESDSPQLTGTYVRQFSRKKRYLEFGYDVIRVWLLTPNARLSGGLALLPLAPISAVTEPELPGIIERMADLLSAPGARDEAPVIWASAYILAGLRYSPAMAAKLFRGVVSMRESATYQVILKEGREEGLRKGREEGREEGREEGMEEGMEKGAAIEARKLLRIFGESKLGELGARTEQAIDQIHELSKLEELCTRIAVVSSWEELLEKPAPRRNRQKKQP
- a CDS encoding PSD1 and planctomycete cytochrome C domain-containing protein; its protein translation is MRHILSLALLALALALAPARAADPKVSFARDVLPILSDACFQCHGPDAKARKADLRLDTKDAALRKKDPVIVPGKSRESELIRRLVTGDADEVMPPPRSKKTLTAKQIDTLKTWVDQGADWGKHWAFEKVERPAVPSVANPKFVVRNPIDAFVLAKLDREGLAPNTEAAKQTLIRRVTLELTGLPPTPKEVADFLADQSPDAYEKVVDRLLASPRYGERMAWEWLDAARYADSNGYQGDGERTMWPWRDWVVRALNADMPFDQFTVWQLAGDQLPNATTEQKLATGFLRNHMINGEGGRIAEENRIDYVMDMAETTGTVWLGLTFNCCRCHDHKFDPLAQKEYYGLFAFFNQTAVNGGGGNPQTAPVVELRTPEDDAKLKDVGEKIAATSGKLDALEAILFSREKGKPASDAVKVKDVPKEIKDALARRPTDRSRDQLGKLEKQFAPREQTYGELLADLSRYVGTRDDLNRKVPRVMVMEDQSTPRDTFLLTKGLYNKPADKVSAVVPAVLGGLPAGVPRNRLALARWLVSPDNPLTARVTVNRYWQQVFGTGLVKTVEDFGVQGERPVNQELLDWLATEFVNPTAATGPAPAAWSVKHLLRLIVTSSAYRQSSKVTPVLAERDPLNRLLARGPRSRMPSWMIRDQALAASGLLVGTMGGVGVNGYQPSGVWEEATFGQKRYTQDHGDALYRRSLYTFWRRIIAPTEFFDTATRQTCTVKQVRTNTPLQALATLNDTTYVEAARALAGRVLAATPDDAGRIAQATRLVIARDPTPEETQILLAGLKRLRSQYAADPAAAKKLLAVGESKRDEKLDPVDQAAFTALCTIILNLDEALTKE
- a CDS encoding PAS domain-containing protein, producing the protein MLRTIPYPTGSSHDDYFRLAVDAVPQPIWVTGPGGVDDYFNRATAEYTGLGIGAPPPHGTGWQSVVFARDLPTARAVWEEAIETGHPFEFEARVRRADGEYRWHKLRGLRQRRPDGQPHKWFITATDVEDYKRSENLLAIQKSVLESVATSTPLVQILTVLTVALEGQAEGMLCSVLLLSEDGKTLCQATGPSLPAEYHRAINGVEIGPNVGSCGTAAWRQRQVIVTDIATDPLWADYRDLALGHGLRSCWSTPVFGRDKRVLATFGMYYRVPRSPSPHELRLIEVATDLVAVAVERRRDEARIRDREELLQSVIAHIPCGVFWKDRNSVFLGGNDRVARDHGLPTTAQLVGRTDHDLPVEAEEAAFYQACDRKVMETGVPLLNIEETQTRAGGQKANLITSKVPLRDTSGMVVGVVGTYFDVTEQKRLEEQLRQSQKMEAIGRLAGGVAHDFNNLLTVINGNCDLALSTLPDDSPCRVLVEEIGTAGERAAALTGQLLAFSRKQFLQQKLLDVNVLVNDMEKMLRRTIGEDVDLVADLTRDPMWVKADPGQLGQVILNLAVNARDAMPTGGRLRIETAREVFDANDGTRRPPNLRPGSYVRLTVSDAGCGMTDDVVAHLFEPFFTTKPDGHGSGLGLATAYGIVRGHGGHIDVESRFGAGTMVRVYLPAVSHSPPRESPAGDTRATPRGTETILVVEDEDGLRRLAQRFLERLGYTVLVAADGQQAIETYGRIGQRVDLVLTDVVMPRVGGRELAKQLEGANAGVRVLFMSGYTNDGLVRHDIESRRVDFIRKPFNIVTLAQKVREVLDAPRDRLPSADDRS